The Camelina sativa cultivar DH55 chromosome 14, Cs, whole genome shotgun sequence genome includes a window with the following:
- the LOC104742670 gene encoding uncharacterized protein LOC104742670 isoform X2 has product MDAAIFKSSSVYVSNTPTTKAIFNPNPPALSLSSCWLCNSSAKRITKLRLRDGSNQGLPRLHALFHNEEAPSEGEDQNGFGLLPADIFSLSQFGSNVSGEKDSGNIIDVETSLAVPHSGGTRTGLFRTPISGGVQSATSAHGLPRPALAVRNLMEQARFAHLCTVMSKMHHRREGYPFGSLVDFAPDPMGHPIFSFSPLAIHTRNILAEPRCTLVVQIPGWSCLSNARVTLFGDVYPLPEDQQEWAHKQYMAKHHQGPSQQWGNFHYFRMQNISDIYFIGGFGTVAWINVNEYEALQPDKIAVDGGEKNLKELNAIFSKPIRELLSIEAEVDDAAIISVDSKGIDIRVRQGAQFNIQRLAFEVSDGVETLEEAKSALWKVIEKGKLHNLQK; this is encoded by the exons ATGGATGCTGCTATCTTTAAATCATCATCAGTGTACGTATCCAATACTCCAACTACGAAAGCTATCTTCAACCCGAATCCACCAGCTTTATCTTTGTCTTCTTGTTGGCTCTGCAATTCGTCAGCCAAGCGAATCACTAAACTGAGGCTCAGGGATGGGTCGAATCAAGGGCTTCCTCGTCTACATGCTCTGTTTCACAACGAGGAGGCACCAAGTGAAGGCGAAGATCAAAATGGGTTTGGTTTGTTACCGGCGGATATATTCTCTTTGTCTCAG TTTGGAAGTAATGTAAGTGGTGAAAAGGATAGTGGTAATATAATCGATGTGGAGACATCTCTTGCAGTTCCTCATAGTGGAGGAACTCGAACTGGGCTCTTTAGAACCCCCATTTCCGGTGGTGTTCAAAGCGCGACCTCTGCTCATGGTTTACCTCGACCGGCTTTAGCTGTTAGGAACTTGATGGAACAG GCCAGGTTTGCTCATCTATGCACAGTGATGTCTAAAATGCACCACCGTAGAGAAGGTTACCCATTTGGGTCTTTGGTAGATTTTGCACCTGATCCAATGGGGC ACccaatattttcattttcaccGTTGGCTATTCACACTCGGAATATCTTAGCTGAACCTAGATGCACCCTCGTTGTTCAA ATACCCGGATGGAGTTGCTTATCGAATGCAAGAGTAACATTGTTCGGCGATGTCTACCCATTGCCAGAAGATCAGCAA GAATGGGCTCATAAGCAATATATGGCTAAGCACCACCAAGGACCTTCTCAACAATGGGGGAACTTTCACTATTTTAGAATGCAGAATATAag TGATATATATTTCATTGGAGGTTTTGGCACTGTCGCGTGGATCAACGTCAATGAGTATGAAGCTCTTCAGCCAGATAAGATAGCTGTTGATGGAGGTGAGAAAAATCTAAAG GAACTCAATGCAATCTTCTCAAAGCCAATTAGAGAGCTATTGTCTATTGAAGCTGAGGTAGACGATGCTGCTATCATTTCTGTAGATAGCAAAGGGATTGATATAAGGGTTCGTCAAGGTGCTCag TTTAACATACAAAGGCTAGCCTTTGAGGTAAGTGATGGCGTTGAGACTTTAGAAGAAGCCAAATCTGCTCTGTGGAAAGTGATAGAGAAGGGCAAGTTGCACAATTTACAGAAATGA
- the LOC104742670 gene encoding uncharacterized protein LOC104742670 isoform X1, with product MDAAIFKSSSVYVSNTPTTKAIFNPNPPALSLSSCWLCNSSAKRITKLRLRDGSNQGLPRLHALFHNEEAPSEGEDQNGFGLLPADIFSLSQEKFGSNVSGEKDSGNIIDVETSLAVPHSGGTRTGLFRTPISGGVQSATSAHGLPRPALAVRNLMEQARFAHLCTVMSKMHHRREGYPFGSLVDFAPDPMGHPIFSFSPLAIHTRNILAEPRCTLVVQIPGWSCLSNARVTLFGDVYPLPEDQQEWAHKQYMAKHHQGPSQQWGNFHYFRMQNISDIYFIGGFGTVAWINVNEYEALQPDKIAVDGGEKNLKELNAIFSKPIRELLSIEAEVDDAAIISVDSKGIDIRVRQGAQFNIQRLAFEVSDGVETLEEAKSALWKVIEKGKLHNLQK from the exons ATGGATGCTGCTATCTTTAAATCATCATCAGTGTACGTATCCAATACTCCAACTACGAAAGCTATCTTCAACCCGAATCCACCAGCTTTATCTTTGTCTTCTTGTTGGCTCTGCAATTCGTCAGCCAAGCGAATCACTAAACTGAGGCTCAGGGATGGGTCGAATCAAGGGCTTCCTCGTCTACATGCTCTGTTTCACAACGAGGAGGCACCAAGTGAAGGCGAAGATCAAAATGGGTTTGGTTTGTTACCGGCGGATATATTCTCTTTGTCTCAG GAGAAGTTTGGAAGTAATGTAAGTGGTGAAAAGGATAGTGGTAATATAATCGATGTGGAGACATCTCTTGCAGTTCCTCATAGTGGAGGAACTCGAACTGGGCTCTTTAGAACCCCCATTTCCGGTGGTGTTCAAAGCGCGACCTCTGCTCATGGTTTACCTCGACCGGCTTTAGCTGTTAGGAACTTGATGGAACAG GCCAGGTTTGCTCATCTATGCACAGTGATGTCTAAAATGCACCACCGTAGAGAAGGTTACCCATTTGGGTCTTTGGTAGATTTTGCACCTGATCCAATGGGGC ACccaatattttcattttcaccGTTGGCTATTCACACTCGGAATATCTTAGCTGAACCTAGATGCACCCTCGTTGTTCAA ATACCCGGATGGAGTTGCTTATCGAATGCAAGAGTAACATTGTTCGGCGATGTCTACCCATTGCCAGAAGATCAGCAA GAATGGGCTCATAAGCAATATATGGCTAAGCACCACCAAGGACCTTCTCAACAATGGGGGAACTTTCACTATTTTAGAATGCAGAATATAag TGATATATATTTCATTGGAGGTTTTGGCACTGTCGCGTGGATCAACGTCAATGAGTATGAAGCTCTTCAGCCAGATAAGATAGCTGTTGATGGAGGTGAGAAAAATCTAAAG GAACTCAATGCAATCTTCTCAAAGCCAATTAGAGAGCTATTGTCTATTGAAGCTGAGGTAGACGATGCTGCTATCATTTCTGTAGATAGCAAAGGGATTGATATAAGGGTTCGTCAAGGTGCTCag TTTAACATACAAAGGCTAGCCTTTGAGGTAAGTGATGGCGTTGAGACTTTAGAAGAAGCCAAATCTGCTCTGTGGAAAGTGATAGAGAAGGGCAAGTTGCACAATTTACAGAAATGA
- the LOC104742671 gene encoding FT-interacting protein 1-like, giving the protein MDTRLSHADSAHPDELDEEFDTFPTSRPSDIVRMRYDRLRSIAGRIQTVVGDLATQGERLQSLLSWRDPRATALFVLFCLIAAVILYVTPFQWVAFIIGLYVLRHPRLRYRLPSVPLNFFRRLPARTDCML; this is encoded by the coding sequence ATGGACACACGTCTCTCACACGCTGACTCAGCACACCCTGATGAGCTCGATGAGGAGTTTGACACTTTCCCTACTTCCCGACCATCAGACATCGTCAGGATGAGATATGACAGACTCAGGAGCATTGCTGGTAGGATTCAGACAGTTGTTGGTGATCTTGCAACTCAAGGAGAGAGACTCCAGTCGTTGCTAAGCTGGCGTGACCCGCGTGCCACTGCTCTCTTCGTCCTGTTCTGTCTGATAGCCGCAGTGATTCTGTATGTGACTCCCTTTCAGTGGGTTGCTTTCATCATTGGCTTGTATGTGCTTAGACACCCGAGGCTCAGGTACAGGCTCCCATCAGTTCCACTGAACTTCTTCAGGAGGCTTCCTGCAAGAACCGATTGCATGCTCTGA
- the LOC104744058 gene encoding FT-interacting protein 1-like, translating into MQRPPPEDFSLKETKPHLGGGKVTGDKLTTTYDLVEQMQYLYARVVKAKDLPGKDLTGSCDPYVEVKLGNYRGTTRHFEKKSNPEWNQVFAFSKDRVQASYLEATVKDKDLVKDDLIGRVVFDLNEIPKRVPPDSPLAPQWYRLEDGKGQKVKGELMLAVWFGTQADEAFPEAWHSDAATVSGTDALANIRSKVYLSPKLWYLRVNVIEAQDLIPSDKGRYPEVFVKVIMGNQALRTRVSQSRSINPMWNEDLMFVVAEPFEEPLILSVEDRVAPNKDEVLGRCAVPLQYLDKRFDHRPVNSRWFNLEKHVIMEGGEKKEIKFASKIHMRICLEGGYHVLDESTHYSSDLRPTAKQLWKPNIGVLELGVLNATGLMPMKAREGALHQDGTSNIPGKSSTLVQLLRLVCSITAIYTVVTKTTEEEKIQELGR; encoded by the exons ATGCAGAGACCACCTCCTGAAGATTTCTCCTTGAAGGAGACTAAACCTCATCTCGGTGGAGGCAAAGTCACCGGAGACAAGCTCACGACCACATATGACCTCGTTGAGCAAATGCAGTATCTCTATGCTCGTGTCGTCAAGGCCAAAGATTTACCTGGTAAGGACTTAACTGGTAGTTGTGACCCTTACGTTGAAGTTAAGCTTGGTAACTACAGAGGAACCACTAGGCATTTCGAGAAGAAATCTAACCCTGAGTGGAACCAAGTTTTCGCCTTTTCTAAAGATAGGGTTCAAGCTTCTTACCTTGAAGCTACTGTCAAGGATAAAGATCTAGTTAAAGATGATTTGATTGGTCGTGTTGtgtttgatttgaatgagatTCCTAAGAGGGTGCCTCCTGATAGTCCTTTAGCTCCACAGTGGTATAGGTTAGAAGATGGGAAAGGTCAGAAAGTTAAAGGAGAGCTTATGTTAGCTGTTTGGTTTGGTACTCAAGCTGATGAAGCTTTCCCTGAAGCTTGGCACTCTGATGCTGCAACGGTTAGTGGAACTGATGCTTTGGCTAACATCAGATCTAAGGTTTATCTGTCTCCTAAGCTTTGGTATCTTAGGGTTAATGTGATTGAAGCTCAGGATTTGATACCGAGCGATAAAGGGAGGTATCCTGAAGTGTTTGTGAAAGTGATTATGGGAAATCAGGCACTCAGGACTAGAGTGTCGCAAAGCAGGAGCATTAATCCAATGTGGAATGAAGATTTGATGTTTGTTGTAGCTGAGCCGTTTGAGGAGCCTTTGATTCTAAGTGTTGAAGATAGAGTTGCACCGAATAAAGATGAAGTCTTGGGGAGATGCGCGGTTCCGTTGCAGTATTTGGACAAAAGGTTTGACCATAGACCCGTGAACAGCAGGTGGTTTAACCTCGAGAAGCATGTTATAATggaaggaggagagaagaaagagatcaaATTCGCCAGCAAGATTCACATGAGGATTTGTTTGGAAGGAGGGTACCATGTACTTGATGAGTCTACACATTACAGTAGTGACCTCAGACCAACTGCAAAGCAACTATGGAAGCCTAACATCGGTGTGCTTGAGCTTGGGGTCTTGAATGCGACGGGTTTGATGCCTATGAAAGCTAGAGAGGGTG CTTTACACCAAGATGGAACGAGCAATATACCTGGGAAGTCTTCGACCCTTGTACAGTTGTTACGGTTGGTGTGTTCGATAACTGCCATCTACACGGTGGTGACAAAAACAACGGAGGAGGAAAAGATTCAAGAATTGGGAAGGTGA
- the LOC104742674 gene encoding KH domain-containing protein HEN4-like: protein MEFSSSKRPATVPAAATESVHFRLLCPASRTGAIIGKGGSVIRHLQSVTGSKIRVIDDIPVPSEERVVLIIAPSGKKKDDSNVCDSDNPSSEEPKQEKGSECAGTSGGVDEGAPSSAQMALLRVLERIVFGDDAASADGVELDKGESEGLCRMIVRSNQVDFLMMSKGGMMVQKFEEDSGATVRISSTDQIPPCAFPGDVVIQMTGKFSSVKKVLLLVTNCLQESGAPPTWEESPFPQPGYPPEYHSMDFHPQWDHPPPPNPMPEDVGPFNRPVVEEEVAFRLLCPADKVGSLIGKGGAVVRGLQNETGASIKVSDPTHDTEERIIVISARENLERRHSLAQDGVMRVHNRIVDIGFEPSAAVVARLLVHSPYIGRLLGKGGHVISEMRRATGASIRVFAKDQATKYESQHDEIVQVIGNVKTVQDALFQITSRLREAMFPGRLPFQGMGGPPPPFMGPHPEPPPPFGPRQYPASPDRYHSPVGPFHERHCHGPGFDRPPSPMSWTPQPVVDGHPGGMVPPDVNHGFALRNEPIGSENPAVTSANVEIVVPQAYLSHVYGENCSNLNYIKQVSGANVVVHDPKAGATEGLVVVSGSSDQAHFAQSLLHAFILCGQS from the exons ATGGAGTTCTCTTCCTCTAAGCGTCCGGCCACGGTACCGGCGGCGGCGACAGAGTCAGTACACTTCCGCCTACTATGTCCCGCCTCAAGAACCGGTGCAATAATCGGAAAAGGCGGCTCTGTGATTCGCCACCTCCAATCAGTAACCGGTTCCAAAATCCGCGTCATCGATGACATACCCGTTCCTTCAGAAGAGCGAGTAGTGTTGATCATCGCACCTAGCGGAAAGAAGAAGGACGACTCGAATGTGTGCGATTCGGATAACCCTAGCTCGGAAGAGCCGAAGCAAGAGAAAGGGAGCGAGTGTGCTGGGACGAGTGGTGGAGTTGACGAGGGAGCGCCGTCTTCGGCGCAGATGGCTTTGCTTAGGGTTTTAGAGAGAATAGTGTTTGGTGACGATGCTGCTTCTGCCGACGGTGTTGAATTGGATAAAGGTGAGAGTGAAGGATTGTGTAGGATGATCGTTAGAAGCaatcaagttgatttcttgATGATGAGTAAAGGAGGGATGATGGTTCAGAAGTTTGAAGAAGATAGTGGAGCTACTGTTAGGATTTCATCTACTGATCAGATTCCTCCTTGTGCTTTCCCTGGAGATGTTGTGATTCAG ATGACTGGAAAGTTCTCGAGTGTAAAGAAGGTGCTTTTGTTGGTTACGAACTGTCTTCAAGAGAGTGGTGCACCTCCAACTTGGGAAGAGAGTCCATTTCCTCAGCCTGGTTATCCGCCTGAGTATCATTCTATGGACTTTCATCCTCAATGGGATCACCCTCCTCCTCCTAATCCAATGCCTGAAGATGTTGGACCTTTTAACAGACCTGTTGTTGAAGAGGAGGTTGCGTTTAGGCTGTTATGCCCCGCTGATAAAGTTGGAAGCTTGATAGGGAAAGGTGGAGCTGTGGTTCGTGGTCTGCAAAACGAAACTGGTGCGTCCATCAAGGTGTCTGATCCAACTCATGATACGGAGGAGCGTATTATTGTGATATCCGCACGAGAG AACTTGGAGAGAAGGCACTCTCTTGCTCAAGATGGTGTGATGCGTGTGCATAACAGAATCGTTGACATTGGATTTGAGCCTAGTGCTGCAGTTGTTGCTCGGCTTCTTGTACATTCTCCATATATCGGTCGTTTGTTGGGTAAAGGGGGTCATGTAATAAGTGAAATGAGGAGAGCAACTGGTGCCAGCATACGCGTCTTTGCCAAAGATCAAGCTACAAAGTATGAATCTCAACATGATGAGATTGTACAG GTCATTGGCAATGTAAAGACTGTTCAAGATGCTTTGTTCCAAATAACAAGTAGGCTTCGTGAAGCGATGTTTCCTGGAAGACTTCCTTTTCAAGGAATGGGTGGTCCACCTCCGCCGTTCATGGGTCCGCATCCAGAACCGCCTCCTCCATTTGGACCGAGACAGTATCCAGCATCTCCAGATCGTTACCATTCTCCAGTAGGACCATTCCATG AAAGACATTGTCATGGTCCTGGATTTGACAGGCCACCTTCCCCAATGTCTTGGACCCCGCAG CCGGTTGTTGATGGCCATCCTGGTGGTATGGTTCCTCCAGATGTAAACCATGGGTTTGCTTTGAGAAATGAACCCATTGGCAG TGAGAATCCAGCAGTGACAAGCGCAAATGTGGAGATTGTGGTTCCTCAAGCATACTTAAGCCATGTCTATGGTGAGAACTGCAGTAACCTGAATTACATTAAGCAG gTATCAGGAGCGAATGTGGTTGTGCATGATCCAAAAGCAGGGGCTACTGAAGGACTGGTTGTTGTCTCAGGTTCATCGGATCAAGCTCACTTTGCTCAGAGCCTTCTTCATGCTTTTATTCTCTGTGGTCAATCTTGA
- the LOC104742673 gene encoding mannosyl-oligosaccharide 1,2-alpha-mannosidase MNS1, with product MARSRSISGYGIWKYLNPGYYLRRPRRLALLFIIFVSVSMVVWDRINLTREHEVEVYKLNEEVLRLEQMLEELKGEGNKPLKTMMNAPEDPVEIQRRQKVKEAMIHAWSSYEKYAWGKDELQPRTKDGTDSFGGLGATMVDSLDTLYIMGLDEQFQKARDWVASSLDFDKDYDASMFETTIRVVGGLLSAYDLSGDKMFLEKAKDIADRLLPAWNTPTGIPYNIINLRNGNAHNPSWAAGGDSILADSGTEQLEFIALSQRTGDPKYQQKVEKVITELNKNFPADGLLPIYINPENGNPSYSTTTFGAMGDSFYEYLLKVWVQGNKTSAVKPYRDMWEKSMKGLLSLIKKSTPSSFTYICEKNGNNLIDKMDELACFAPGMLALGASGYGPEEEKKFLSLAGELAWTCYNFYQSTPTKLAGENYFFTAGQDMSVGTSWNILRPETVESLFYLWRLTGNKTYQEWGWNIFEAFEKNSRVESGYVGLKDVNSGAKDNKMQSFFLAETLKYLYLLFSPSSVISLDEWVFNTEAHPLKIVARNDPRKPTIALRQRRFGHQVKG from the exons ATGGCGAGAAGTAGATCGATCAGTGGCTATGGGATATGGAAGTATTTGAATCCTGGGTATTATCTCAGAAGACCGAGACGTTTGGCTTTGcttttcatcatcttcgtctctGTTTCTATGGTTGTCTGGGATCGTATAAATCTTACCCGAGAACATGAG gTTGAAGTTTATAAGTTAAATGAAGAAGTTTTACGGTTGGAGCAGATG TTAGAAGAGCTTAAAGGTGAAGGAAATAAGCCTCTGAAGACTATGATGAATGCCCCAGAAGATCCAGTTGAAATCCAGCGAAGGCAGAAAGTTAAAGAGGCAATGATCCATGCCTGGAGCTCATATGAGAAGTATGCATGGGGAAAAGATGAGCTTCAG CCGCGGACAAAAGATGGCACTGATAGCTTTGGTGGTCTTGGAGCAACTATGGTAGATTCATTAGATACACTCTATATAATGGGTCTAGATGAGCAGTTTCAAAAAGCCAGAGA TTGGGTTGCAAGCTCATTGGATTTCGACAAGGATTATGATGCCAGTATGTTTGAAACAACCATAAG aGTTGTAGGGGGACTTCTCAGTGCGTATGATCTCTCCGGGGACAAAATGTTCCTTGAAAAAGCTAAGGATATTGCAGACAGATTATTGCCTGCATGGAACACTCCAACGGGTATACCTTACAATATTATCAACTTGAGAAACGGAAATGCTCACAATCCTTCGTGGGCGGCAGGG GGAGACAGTATTCTTGCAGATTCCGGCACTGAGCAGCTCGAGTTTATTGCCCTTTCCCAGAGGACAGGGGACCCAAAATATCAGCAGAAG GTAGAGAAGGTTATTACAGAACTGAATAAAAACTTCCCTGCTGATGGTTTACTTCCCATCTATATAAATCCGGAGAACGGTAATCCATCGTACTCTACCACAACATTTGGTGCCATGGGAGATAG CTTTTATGAGTATTTGCTCAAAGTTTGGGTGCAAGGGAACAAAACATCCGCGGTGAAACCCTATAG AGATATGTGGGAGAAATCAATGAAAGGTCTGTTAAGCTTGATCAAGAAATCAACACCGTcatcatttacatatatatgtgagAAGAACGGAAATAATTTGATCGATAAG ATGGATGAATTGGCATGCTTTGCTCCTGGAATGTTGGCTTTAGGAGCTTCAGGTTATGGccctgaagaagaaaaaaagtttctttcACTCGCAGGAGAG CTTGCTTGGACTTGTTATAACTTTTACCAATCGACACCAACGAAACTCGCGGGAGAGAACTATTTCTTTACTGCAGGCCAG GACATGAGTGTTGGAACATCTTGGAACATTTTAAGACCAGAAACCGTTGAGTCGCTGTTTTACCTCTGGCGATTAACTGGGAACAAGACATATCAAGAGTGGGGATGGAATATATTTGAAGCATTTGAGAAGAACTCTCGCGTAGAATCTGGATACGTAGGCTTGAAAGAT GTCAATTCAGGTGCTAAAGACAACAAGATGCAAAGCTTCTTCTTAGCTGAGACTCTTAAGTATCTCTATCTTCTCTTTTCGCCTTCATCGGTTATTTCATTAGACGAGTGGGTTTTCAATACAGAAGCTCATCCACTTAAGATTGTGGCACGGAATGATCCGCGTAAACCAACTATAGCGCTACGCCAGAGGCGGTTTGGTCATCAGGTTAAGGGCTAG